The DNA window TAATATATACTTAGATCCATGAAGTCAACGTATCCATCCAAcccaacaattcttcacaaaaccCATAAATAATTAAGATCTTACCTTGAAGCTAGCACCTAGACTAGGAGATGCTAAGGTTCCCTCAAAAATCCTTGAACTTGATGAAGATTTGGTAGAGAGAATTTTGGTGAAGAAGATGAGAAGGAAACGTATGAGAGAGAAATGAGAGATGAAGGAATGAAGTTATTTCTCAATACCAAGCATAAAAATCAATTCCCAAGCTTAAAATCGCATTTTGGAACCACACTTTTCGGCCAAATATAtgaagcgccgcacccgcgcgcCTCcttgcagcgcgggtgcgggcGCTGCCCGCACAGGCAGCGTACCAACGCTGCTGTCTCGGCACAGGCAGCGCACCAGCGCTGCTGCATCGGCAGGCAGCGCCCCTGCGCTGCCTatggcagcgcgggtgcgctgctgcgCTGCACCGCACAGCGACGCCCGACCCGAACTCTTAAAAATGACTTTTCTTGAATTAATATCCAACCTTTTCTTATTCCActcaattattatgaattttaacaACCAAACTCCTTCTAAAAATCAAGCATAAAACTATCACCAAAACTTGACCATTCCCATATTCATCAACAACTAGGCCCCTATAATTTCTCTAACAACATGAACTATAAACAACACTAAAAGTTGACCATATCAATATATGAATATCCCATAATCATAACACATGAAATCACTGATCAATGAACaataaaacttgggatattacaatctcccctccttataaaaatttcgtccccgaaattaccTATTAACGAATAGATTAGGATAACGTTGCTTCATCTCCTCTTcaggttcccacgtggcctcttcaaTCACTTGATTTCTCCAAAGAACCTTGACAATGCCAATTTCTTTGTTTCTTAACACCTTAACCttacgatcaagaatttgaaccGGCTTTTCATCATAGCTTAGGTTAGGCAAAAGTTCCAATGACTCGTACCGAAGAACATGAGATGGATTAGCAATATACTTACGAAGCATGGATACATGAAATATATTATGAACTCGGTCCAAGTCCGGTGGCAAAGCAAGACGATAGGCTCGCTCTCCAATCTTATTTAGaatttcaaatggtccaatgtatcgaggacttAACttacctttcttgccaaatctcataactcCTTTGAGAGGAgctatcttgataaaaacaTGATCACCAACCTCGAATGCCAAAGGCCGTCTTCTAACATCGgcataacttttctgtctaGATTGAGCTGTCTTCAATCTTTCTTGAATTAACGCCACaacatctgctgtttgttgaaccaactcagggcccaacatctttctttcaccTACCTCTTCCCAATAcaaaggagatctacactttcttccatataaGGCTTCATAAGGTGCTAAGCCAATGGAAGACTGATAACTATTATTATACGTGAATTCAACCAAtggcaacttggaatcccaaCTCCCAGGGAAATCAATTGTGCAAGCTcttaacatatcctcaagaatttgAATTACTCTTTCTGATTGTCCATCGCTTTGAGGATGGTAGGCGGTGCTAAAGGCTAACTTCGTGCCCAAAGCTCGATGTAAACTTTTCCAAAACTCTAATGTAAAtcttggatcacgatctgacacTATAGATACCGGTataccatgaagtctcacaatttcttgaatatataccTCGGCATATTGATTCATAGAATATGTTGTCTTGACAGGAAGAAAATGcgatgacttggtcaatcgatctacaatcacccaaatagaattgaaacctttcTGAGTCCTTGGcaatccaaccacaaaatccattgtgatgtgttcccatttccattgcgGTATAGGCAAAGATTTCAATAATCCCGCCGGTCTTTGGTgttcaatcttaacctgctgacaggttagacattcagaaacaaatactgtaatatctttcttcatacctggccaccaataaagacgTCGAAGATCTTGGTACATCTTAGTACCACCAGGATGTACAGAGTATGGCGCCGTGTGAGCTTCTATGAGTACCTCTCTTCGTATGTTATCACCAATAGGAACACATATTTTACCTCGAAAGGTCATCAAACCATCACGATTCAATCCAAATTCAGAAACTCCTGTTAATTCATTACTCCTTTTTAACTTCAATAACTGAACATCGGACTGTTGTTCTTTCAAAATTCGATCAAACAAAGTTGAGCGGAGAACTAATGTAGATAATCGAGCCACTGCCCCTGAAGATACCAAATTTATCTCATTCCTTTGCAAATCAAGGAACAAAGGTTTAGAAATCATAGCATTCAATTCTGAACTTGACTTgcgactcaaagcatctgcaaccacattagctttaccaggatgatagctaatggtgcaatcataatccttgacaagttctaaccatctccgctgccgcatattcaattctttctgtgaaaacaaataactcaaacttttgtgatccgtaaaaatttcacatttctcgccataaagatagtgtcgccaaatTTTTAACGCAAACACCACAGCTGCTAACTCCAAATCATGagtaggataatttttctcgtaatccttcaactgacgagaagcataagctatcactttTCCATGCTGCATCAGTACAGCACCTAACCCCAGTTTTGAAGCATCTGaatagacaacaaaatcttcAATACCACAAGGAAGTACTAACACAGGGGCAgaagtcaacttatctttcaactcttgaaatgcttGTTGACATGCTATAGTCCACTCAAACTTGACTGACTTACGAGTTAAACTCGTCAATGGCAATGCTATCTTTGAGAAGTTCTCTATAAATcttcgataatatcctgctaaacccagaaaacttctCACCTCTGAAACTGTCCTTGGAATGGACCATTGCTTAATAGACTCAATCTTAGAAGGATCTACAGAGATTCCTTCCTTAGAAAcaatatgtcccaaaaatgccacttgttctaaccaaaattcacatttcttaaaCTTTGCATATAATTGTTTTTCCCTCAACAAtttcaacacaatcctcaaatgATCTCTATGAAGTTCTCGTGTTttagaataaatcaaaatgtcatcgataaaaacaatgacaaatgtatccaaatacggcgtaaagacacgattcattaaatccataaacactgaaggagcattggttaatccaaaagacatcaccaaaaattcataatgtccataccttgttCTAAAAGCAGTCTTTGGTATATCCTCATTTCTCACCTTTaattgatgatatccagaccgaagatcaatcttcgagaacactgttgctccttgcaattgatcaaaaagatcatctatccttggcaaaggatatttattcttaatagttaccttgttcagttccCGATAGTCAATACATAATCGCAAtgatccatccttctttttcacgaataacactggagctccccaaggtgagaaactaggacggatgaaacctttatctaataacTCCTGCAATTGattctttaattctttcatttcagtagGAGCCAATCTGTATGGAGCCTTAGAAATTGGGGCTGTACCTGgaattaaatcaataacaaactctacttCTCGATCAGGTGGTAATCCAGGTACATCctcctcaaatacatcaggaTAATCCTGAACCACGTCAATGTCCTGTAATTGTATTCTACTTTCCTTTCTTGTATCCAAAACTGAAGCTAAGTAACCAACACAGTCCTTGTGCAACAATTTAGTGGCTTGAAGACAAGAAATAATAGGGATACTTAATGAAGAGATAACACCAACAAATAAATCCTTCTCATAATCATCTGCTAAAAATTGTACTGTCTTGCTAACACAGTTAATCACAGCACGATAAGCAGACAACCAATCCATacccaatatcacatcaaatgCAATCATTGGAATTAcaattaaatctgcatacaacAATCTTGATCCCATCAACACTGGACAAGCCTTAAATATACTATTTGTCCAAATTTCTTCTCCAGAAGGCAACACAATATTAAATTCAACAGGCACCACAGCAGGTTTAACAGATATAGTATGCATAAACTCCTCagatataaaagaatgtgtTGCACCAGTATCGATTAAGGTAAGTGCTTCTTTACCCAAAATGAAAATATTACCTGATATGACTGAAGCATCAGGATTTGCACCCTCTTTTGTGATCGTAAAGATTCTGCCCTGAACTTTTCCTTTTCCCACCGCAAGAGGACAATTATATACTGTGTGTCCCATTTCCTTACATCTGTAGCAACGACCACTTCCGATTAAACATTCTCCCTTGTGTGGCTttccacacttgggacacaatggtCGTTCACTATCTGTAGGAGGCAAAGGAAGCCTACTACGCTGCTCCATCTTACCTTTGCCTTTATAACCTCCTCGAACATTTACACTTGAACCCTGACCTTTAGCTTGAAAAACTTGTCTCCTCAACTGCCTTTCCTTCTCTATCTCTTGCTCATCGTGTTCAGCAAGTAAGGCTCTTTCCACAATTTCTTGATATGTCACCACCTTGGACATATGCACATCCCTTATAATTTCGGCCTTCAACCCACGAAGAAAATGTTCACCTTTAACCTTGTCATTCTCAGCAATAAACGGAACAAATACACAACCTTCTTCAAATTTCAGTATGTACTCAGCTACAGACAAAGAAGCCTGTCTTAACTCAAGAAATTCTTTCACCTTCTTGGCCTTAATTTcccttgaaaaatatttggcTTGAAATAAATCTTTAAACTCGTTCCACTTCAGTTCTTCAACATTAACAGTCACTTTGGTGGCTTCCCACCAAATACGAGCAGCCTTGACCAACATAAACACAGAACAACTAACCTTCTCTTGATCAGTGAATTTCAAATAGTTGAAGATGGCTTCCAAAGCTTTAACCCATTCTAGAGCTACTAATGGATCAGGACCACCAATAAATTCAGGAGGGTTCATCCGCCTGAAACGATCATAAGCACCATTTTCAGAACTGTTTGTCGTGCCTTGGACTCGTTCTTGAACTTGACCTTGAATCGTCGATTGCATAGTCAATAACTGTTGAATATGTTCACCATGAACCTTAGCTTGCTCTTGCAATAACTTAGTAAATTCATCTACTACTCGTGTAGTCTTGTCTATGGGAGGGGTACTATCATCCCCTTCAACATTCTTACGCTTGGGAGGTATTTCCTATACATATGCTCACGTTAACATGGATAGGATGAAAGAATACATCAATGGCAATGAAATAGAATCAAATGTCAATGTTAAAATCAATAGATGCAGGATTGAAAACATACCAGATTGTCCTAGGCAGAAGAAGTCATATATGGTCCAAAgaacattgctctgataccaattgaaacaccctacttaaaattattttaaaatgaaatataacTTGACATCAGCGGAAGCATTTATCGTAAAGAAAATATACTTTATATCCATTGTaaccattttcataaaatacaaatcaaaCAATACATAAATTCAATACATCATAAATCAAATAcccacaatacatataataaaatacatgatattttttaaaactttaaatgttcaaCTCACACCAATAAAACATTAACATAACCAAATAAAAGTTGTTCCATTTTCAATAGctatatgacttcttctcctTGGACAATCTGCTTCAAATCTTTTTattacctgcatcacatgaaataactggaatgagataaaactcagtaagtagagaactttacataacaaatacatatttatatggCTTGGCTTGAAATATCTCAATGGCAATAAACGTGAACAATACCATCTTCAATGAacaataatgaaataataatatagATGGTATACCATAGCATGAATATGGAACAATAGCTCAATGATCTATAATCTGTGAATGTTATCtctgttaatatatataaatatatatcggacTGTGAGAGATAACCATGAAATGAAATGATAGTCTGTAACTTGTAATCTGTGACCTGTGAATATTATCTCtgttgatatatataaatatatatcggacTGTGAGAGATAATCTATGTATAGCATCTCTGtgatatatgaaaatatataccaggctgtgagagatactcttcatgtgattggccaatgacatgcatgaattactatcatttCTTGGATTGGAACATATGGAATTCATTGGAACaattcatcaaacacttgatatgcACAAAGGATTGTAGCATATGAAATTCATTGGGACaattcatcaaacacttgataGGCACAATAGTTTGCTAGCTTCtttatcaatgaaatcaatggAATTCTTGGATCTttgaatatataacaatgaatatgGCATAATATAACCATAAAAGAAGCTAGACATCAATAAACATGGcttggatacatatatatatcatgtgagcacaagagatagcttctacttacaacccaatcaACACTTGGTTGCAAAGATGACCTCAAAAGAatccctacaacaataaacaccATAAAAACTATGAATTAACATAATATATACTTAGATCCATGAAGTCAACGTATCCATCCAAcccaacaattcttcacaaaaccCATAAATAATTAAGATCTTACCTTGAAGCTAGCACCTAGACTAGGAGATGCTAAGGTTCCCTCAAAAATCCTTGAACTTGATGAAGATTTGGTAGAGAGAATTTTGGTGAAGAAGATGAGAAGGAAACGTATGAGAGAGAAATGAGAGATGAAGGAATGAAGATATTTCTCAATACCAAGCATAAAAATCAATTCCCAAGCTTAAAATCGCATTTTGGAACCACACTTTTCGGCCAAATATAtgaagcgccgcacccgcgcgcCTCcttgcagcgcgggtgcgggcGCTGCCCGCACAGGCAGCGCACCAGCGCTGCCTcaggcagcgcgggtgcgctgctgtcTCGGCACAGGCAGCGCACCAGCGCTGCCTatggcagcgcgggtgcgctgctgcaTCGGCACAGGCAGCGCACCTGCGCTGCCTGTGGCAGCGCGGGCATCGGCAGGCAGCGCCCCTGCGCTGCCTgtggcagcgcgggtgcgctgctgcaCTGCACCGCACAGCGACGCCCGACTCGAACTCCTAAAAATGACTTTTCTTGAATTAATATCCAACCTTTTCTTATTCCActcaattattatgaattttaacaACCAAACTCCTTCTAAAAATCAAGCATAAAACTATCACCAAAACTTGACCATTCCCATATTCATCAACAACTAGGCCCCTATAATTTCTCTAACAACATGAACTATAAACAACACTAAAACTTGACCATATCAATATATGaatatctcataatcataacacatgaaataactgatcaatgaacaataaaacttgggatattACAGTATTACTCTAtttaaagctatgtgtcccaaaacagATTAAGAGAGAGAGATGAtaacacgtattccatatgcgtcagctattggtagtatcatgtatggtatgatatcgacacgtcctgatgttgcttatgctttgagtgttacaagcagatatcaggcgaactctggtccaatgcattggaaggctgTGAAAGAAATTCTTatgtacttgagaaggactaagaacttgttcatggtctatgggggtggagaattaaaattggaaggctacactgattctagcttccaatgtgaggtagatgattcgaaatcgacctctggttttgtatttatgcttaatggtgcggctgtctcttggaaaagttccaagcaagacaccgtcgcggattccaccactgaagctgagtacattactgcatctgctgcagccaaaaaggcagtttggatgagaaattttgtccaagagttggacgttattcctaatggagttgatccagtcccggtgtactgcgacaacaccgATGCCGTTGcccaagcaaaggaaccaaggtctcatcagcgatccaaacatgtactgaggaaattccacatcatccgtgagattgtgggaagagaagatatatcagtcgaaagagtcgtctttgcagataatgttgctgatccacttaagAAGCCCTTgtcaggaccattgtttgagaagcatcacgaagcaatgggattaaagtttatTGGTATTTGgatctagggcaagtgggagattgttagagtagatgccttacaagtcaactgttggctagggattttattgactcagttgtaattaacaatctttattttaatataattcattatttaatggtttgttatttctttatctgtatacccatgtgaacaacatagataaagaccatGATTATACTTTactacaaatgaatcgtaattcgatgttgaaactcgtttgtaaacattgtatgatctaaattcgttcatagtcgattcagccgcttaaaacatggataaaggtcgcttgagctcgagactagcatctgtgatgttgtgtactgcttttcttggtaagggcatagatatgtccaaacatgcagatgggtagtcatatgatgattataccgaacaaccctccctcggactttccaagtggttatcattcatcgagaggataagtccatgATTATGTTTGTACACCATAgaccttacgacccgggacaacactgaggctctatatgctagggttgtgctttgactcatttatcggctccaggagagtcatcaggtggcgaggttgggtacagttgtgacacatataggagccagtacattgtagtcgggaattcaccgcGCACCtgtgggtgtggatatcctatgtgatatgatgaaataatagtgcttggaatatctggccagagtacgagatgtacgttggagaaggagttctccaatagtacacgcgatgccttATTATAGCTATCACATAGTGATCGAAtgaatatgcaaccctcgatgaaccaatggttgcagattcaatcgggatatatgagatgaagggaccgtactgtacgttaatcataatcgacttgTTCTTTccggcactatcagtgatacctaggggatcatggggcgatgctactagacgctcttaccatgatccgatgcgttcaatcagaaatgagttctgacatttttgatcaaggtgttgataaaataatggggctaactagggtaagcccgaataaaggattatgtcatgaatcacaaagagttgtgaactcacggctagctgtatccctgaaccattgagggtcacacaaacaCTGTATCGTTTGTTCccattgagagaataaattcaagaagtttaatttatattatatagtaaattcaaggagttgaatttatgataattaaattttgagaaaataaattcaagaagttgaatttatattatatagtaaattcaaggagttgcatttatgataattaaattttgagagaataaattcaaagagttgaatttataaaataataaatttggaGATGatgaaattcaaggagttgaatttataatttaaataataaattcaaatgttgaatttataattgatttaatttattaaactcaaaagttgagtttattaaatattaaattaaaattggtggGAAGTATGCTTAACGGGCTTGTAGTAGTACaggtccaacatactaaataattaaagttattaatgaactttgattaattaattaaactagttggactagcccaattaattaatcaaactcATTAAAGTTAATTATGATTAATTAGGTTATGgctcaattatatatatatatatatatatatatatatatatatatatatatatatatatatatatgtatgtatgcaagAAATAACCCTAATTACCTACACACTACAATTTCGAAAAAACAGCCTCCATCCTCCAAGAATAATTCGGCCACctcctttgaattttcaaagGGAATTTTGGCCACCTCttgtcaaaattaatatcaactCAAAATCTCTTTCATATTCTCTAGTGCAATTTGAAAGAGGATCAAGcgatctagtcgtggacttgataggaggatcaAACAAGGAGATCAAGGAAGAAAGTTCGTTggaattcatcaagagctaatccgttcaCACTGGATTTGTTGGAGGCAAGTGATTAAATTCACCAAAGGGATAATTTTCAATTCTCTGtgaatgtttatgataaaatcatacgagcgcccaaagtaaaacatattttgattgtcaaaataaataaataaaatttaaaacttcttctgcgtttgggcgtgtagagaACCAGATCCAACAATTTCTTCTTAAAACATTGAAAAAGAAGAGCTTTAGGTGGTAGAAATCCATAAATTTTCACTACCATATACTGGAATTGAAAACAAAAACTTGTTGTTGGATAAGAAAAAGAAATTGTGGAAGTGAAGTGCATGATCAAAATCAGGGTAAATTAAGACCAAGCATGATAAAAAGACGTTGAGCAAAAAGTTGGTTGATGATGAACTAATACTCGAGGAAAAAGTTCATAACATGAGAAAATTAAGTTTTTGGATTGGACAAATCGAGATATTAATAGGATATTTTCAGTTGTACAGTAAAGAGAACTCGAGATATAATAGGAAATCATTGGCCAGAGGGCTGGTGAACCAAAATTACCCTTGAGGATCTTCAGATTTAAGTCCGAAAGACTGACCATTCTAGGGATGATCACTAACAACAAATGTTTCATCTTATGGAATAAATGAATCTAGAAAATGGTTGGGAAAAAAGATTCAAAGATCATTGAGTTTTAAGAAAAATCTTCATGACCAAACAAATGTTTCATCGTATGGAATAAATGAATCTGGGAAATGGTTGGGAAAAAAAGGTTCAAAGATCGTTGAGTTTTAAGAAAAATCTTGATGATCAACCATCCAACTTGGTGGGATGATTTGTAAGTGCAAAGTGACTTGTGTATCCTAAAGTACTTCTTTATAAATAAAACTGGAtgaatattttgtgaaattagGCTTATAAGCATTTTATTTCGGAAAAATTGTTGTTAAAGTGTGATTATTTAGCCACTTTTAAGTGTAAATGATATGGTGGACAATTTATGGTCTCGATCCTTTGGTTTACGTTTTTATCCTTGAAATTATTGTGTCTGATTGAGGCAGTGATATATTAGATGCATTATCACATTTGAAATTTTTGTTTGATTGTCATAAGTTGCAATTGGTATACTATATCATTTTGACGATATCCTTGGGATTTTTCTGTGGTAATAATGGGGAGAGAATATTGGTGGTGAGAGATTATAGTAAAAAACAGAGCAATTTATCATTTTTAACGAAATTACGACAAAGTTTCCCCGGTGATTACTACCTAGCCACAATCTCAAACACATGACAAATAAAATGAGAGATTCAATAACAAAGAAGGACTAATGGATGCATCCATTCATTCACAAGCCTGCATTTATTTCTCCCAAAATCACCAAATAAAATCCAAAATTGTTATACATAGGCGAACCAATTAGTTTGTTGGACCTCAAGGCCGCATTCGACATCCAAAAATCACTAAGATACAagataagaaaaaaataaatattgtgtGTTGGTATAATTACTATCCCTAATCTATGCAGGTTAATGCTTCTCAATGTGTGTGACACTTTGTATATATGCTCACCTGTTTCAAAAGATGTTTCTTCAAGAATGTTAATTTTCTTTTTGGACATGCTAGTGGCACAAATATGAAGAGAGCAGCTTCTTCATGTCCATTGTCTATTCAGGTTCTCGAATCCTCACATTATGTTCAATAAAATTTCCTAAAATAAATGAAAGGTGAAAAATCAACGAAGCGGTGATCAACAAACTGTGAATGCTCAAATATTAGTGCAACATACAAAGGGAATTGGTGCATCCGTCAAGAAAAATGTGATGTGCAGAAATTTCAAATCACACACAAGTATAACTCATGTAAGTATGCTCAGAAATTTTTTATGAGCTAAAGTGATGAAGGAAAACAATAATGTAAACTTGTATCAAGTTTGCCAAATGACCACTTTTATTTGAAAGTATTATAGCAGCGAAATAATGGCTATTTTCATTCCCCAAAGATATGATGTAAGATGGTGGAAGATGAAAGAAGCATATCATGATAATATCTTGGCTTGATGAGACAAGATATATACAAAGTAGTTTGCTTAATAGTGGTAGTGCTTTTAGCCGTACCACTATTAAGCAAGCTAATAAGCATGTATAATTAATCTTAATTACACAAATTAAACAACAAAGACAAAAATAATCATCTTTACAACTCCATCGAATTTctaataacaataaaataaattaaagttATACAACCATCAAATCAATAATCCAGTTAATAATACAataaggcatagtttggtacatggaATAAGGgagagattgataaataatcctccttatcccatgtttggtacatttttaaaaagctcatgataatatcatgagcccttgataaataattttttagaaagcTAAATTATCCCttctattaggtgtgataattttagtctaatgataaaatacactacaaatgacttaattaccctcaatttataaatgatttttataaatctatgctagtaagtataaattaaaatcaaataaatattttatttatttttatatattatataatatgataattatataaatgaattcgagataattatatcaataatttttataaatctctataaaattattagtatcactcgattaaccttaaaaattgatatttgacttgactcacaaaatcaagagctcaattatcatattatataatatataaaattaggtaaaaataaataaatcatgcaagcactatcgacgcatgaacatataaaaaatatgaactcaagcaacaactttgaaattataaaatttattatgataaggttaattttgtcattacaatctaatttataaatttaatcactcttattaaaatcataccaaacattaaatataatatcatacctcttatttatccttaacttatccatatattatatattgatgtttatcctatcatgtgtaccaaactatgcctaaaaGAATGAAGCATCATCTAGAACTATAGAACCCCTATAACTCTACTAATCATACTACTATTCACATCCCTAGCCGTATGATCCATCCAAAATGTGACTAACCTCATTGAATGTGATGTTCAATtcgaaaacaaggacgtgagtgATAATCACCAATATGTAATCATATGAGTATACAAATCTGCATGATGTATGCGAAATGCTTACACTCGGATGATTAAGAATTGAGTCTAGAATCTTATGCTCATTATAGAGGCACCTGAGTGTATAGTCTACGATTTGATAGAAgaatgttttggctcccacaatAAACATTAAGACGTGAACCTACAATTTCTTGGATCATCAGAGCCCGCTCGCCTCGTCATGCATTGTAACTCTCGATATCCAATAGTCCACAAACATAACAGAACGGGGTTGAGCGACCCCACAATAACTAGGtgtatctcaaaaataatatacCCAACGTGTATACATGCAATGCAGCAAAAtgactataaaacatgaattatgcaacaaataatattcaatagataaggatgtatactacgcttggatatctcagtcagtacattaAGTAACTCACTAAACCAATTTGTCATCGAATTCTACTCGTCTGAACCTAGATAATATCAACATATTGAACGTCACTATCATTCTAGATCCAGAAGTTCTAAACAAGTTCTAGAATCCTTCCGAATTCTCTTTAAATCACTATTTAAGACTTTAATATCATACATGCATATGTCATCAGCAGGCTGATGACATCTCTAACTGTGTGCTCTGAGTCACCAACAAATCATTGAG is part of the Primulina eburnea isolate SZY01 chromosome 1, ASM2296580v1, whole genome shotgun sequence genome and encodes:
- the LOC140805916 gene encoding uncharacterized protein, translated to MQEIPPKRKNVEGDDSTPPIDKTTRVVDEFTKLLQEQAKVHGEHIQQLLTMQSTIQGQVQERVQGTTNSSENGAYDRFRRMNPPEFIGGPDPLVALEWVKALEAIFNYLKFTDQEKVSCSVFMLVKAARIWWEATKVTVNVEELKWNEFKDLFQAKYFSREIKAKKVKEFLELRQASLSVAEYILKFEEGCVFVPFIAENDKVKGEHFLRGLKAEIIRDVHMSKVVTYQEIVERALLAEHDEQEIEKERQLRRQVFQAKGQGSSVNVRGGYKGKGKMEQRSRLPLPPTDSERPLCPKCGKPHKGECLIGSGRCYRCKEMGHTVYNCPLAVGKGKVQGRIFTITKEGANPDASVISGNIFILGKEALTLIDTGATHSFISEEFMHTISVKPAVVPVEFNIVLPSGEEIWTNSIFKACPVLMGSRLLYADLIVIPMIAFDVILGMDWLSAYRAVINCVSKTVQFLADDYEKDLFVGVISSLSIPIISCLQATKLLHKDCVGYLASVLDTRKESRIQLQDIDVVQDYPDVFEEDVPGLPPDREVEFVIDLIPGTAPISKAPYRLAPTEMKELKNQLQELLDKVSEVRSFLGLAGYYRRFIENFSKIALPLTSLTRKSVKFEWTIACQQAFQELKDKLTSAPVLVLPCGIEDFVVYSDASKLGLGAVLMQHGKVIAYASHALSRKSSSELNAMISKPLFLDLQRNEINLVSSGAVARLSTLVLRSTLFDRILKEQQSDVQLLKLKRSNELTGVSEFGLNRDGLMTFRGKICVPIGDNIRREVLIEAHTAPYSVHPGGTKMYQDLRRLYWWPADVVALIQERLKTAQSRQKSYADVRRRPLAFEVGDHVFIKIAPLKGVMRFGKKGKLSPRYIGPFEILNKIGERAYRLALPPDLDRVHNIFHVSMLRKYIANPSHVLRYESLELLPNLSYDEKPVQILDRKVKVLRNKEIGIVKVLWRNQVIEEATWEPEEEMKQRYPNLFVNR